The following are encoded together in the Vibrio splendidus genome:
- a CDS encoding LbetaH domain-containing protein yields the protein MLRRNPSGHMPNVSETAFIDPTAIICGKVIIEDNVFIGPYVVIRADEVNEQGDMEAIVIKRDTNIQDGVVIHSKAGAAVTIGERSSIAHRSIIHGPCEVCDDVFIGFNSVVFNAVIGKGCVIRHNCVVDGLDLPESFHVPPMTNIGSGFDLNSISKVPPEYSAFSESVVSANHTLVQGYRRIANEL from the coding sequence ATGTTAAGAAGAAACCCTAGCGGCCATATGCCAAACGTGTCCGAAACCGCCTTCATTGATCCGACTGCCATCATCTGTGGCAAAGTCATCATTGAAGATAACGTGTTTATCGGCCCCTACGTCGTCATTCGTGCCGACGAGGTTAACGAACAAGGTGACATGGAAGCGATTGTGATTAAGCGCGACACCAATATTCAAGATGGTGTGGTTATTCACTCTAAAGCAGGAGCAGCGGTTACCATCGGAGAACGCTCTTCTATCGCTCACCGCTCCATCATTCATGGTCCTTGTGAAGTCTGTGACGATGTCTTTATTGGCTTCAACTCGGTGGTATTTAATGCTGTGATTGGTAAAGGTTGCGTGATTCGCCACAACTGTGTGGTAGATGGGCTCGATTTACCGGAAAGCTTCCATGTGCCACCAATGACCAATATAGGGTCAGGGTTTGATTTAAATAGCATCTCAAAAGTGCCACCCGAATACTCTGCATTTTCAGAGTCTGTGGTTTCAGCCAACCACACCCTAGTTCAAGGCTATAGGAGAATTGCCAATGAGCTCTGA
- a CDS encoding Fur family transcriptional regulator has translation MRDIEAIIEHVKYGCKTNGKQFTAKRLLILRALVHADRALSAYELVEYCKEHFDQHVQAMSVYRVLEFLEEQHLAHKLKVSNKYILCDHILCDHEHGIPQFLICSKCDKISEQTIAPSIIRDLQSHAKQEGFTVISPQLEISCVCDECVDT, from the coding sequence ATGAGAGACATCGAAGCGATCATCGAGCACGTAAAATATGGCTGTAAAACAAACGGAAAACAGTTTACCGCTAAGAGACTGTTGATACTGCGTGCACTGGTTCATGCCGACAGAGCGCTGTCTGCGTATGAACTCGTTGAATATTGTAAGGAACACTTTGATCAACACGTTCAAGCGATGTCGGTTTACCGGGTATTAGAATTTCTCGAAGAGCAGCACTTAGCGCACAAACTAAAAGTCTCCAATAAGTACATACTTTGCGACCATATCCTTTGCGATCATGAACACGGTATCCCGCAATTTTTGATTTGCTCTAAGTGCGACAAAATCAGCGAGCAAACCATCGCCCCTTCCATTATTCGCGATCTTCAATCTCACGCAAAGCAAGAAGGCTTCACCGTAATAAGCCCGCAGTTAGAGATCAGCTGCGTATGCGATGAATGCGTCGATACATAA
- a CDS encoding helix-turn-helix domain-containing protein encodes MDTLNREICSAIKRHLKKTGISYKEISEFTEMSEVSIKRLLNGHQSLSILKLQKICELIQRPLSAILSEAEESLASASLFTDEQDAAFCEEPALFTIFQEIVNEGTNAQQLMARFDLNKPSLHIYLRKLEQLKLIAMLFDLKFHVIVPSNTAFSEHARFSATFKNQVIDALKQAVQYISADNKQAYFITTKFRLTEEEFKDYNLKLEKLMLKTVKLSQSRSRMTEGLNDYAIVDMGAKGIFHPTLKKPVNLV; translated from the coding sequence ATGGATACGCTCAACCGAGAAATTTGTAGCGCTATAAAACGGCATTTAAAGAAGACAGGCATCTCTTATAAAGAGATTTCAGAGTTCACTGAAATGTCTGAAGTGAGTATCAAACGGCTTCTTAATGGCCACCAATCGCTTTCCATTCTAAAGTTACAAAAGATATGCGAATTAATTCAACGCCCTCTATCCGCAATTCTCTCTGAGGCAGAAGAATCATTGGCCTCAGCCTCACTATTTACTGATGAACAAGATGCGGCCTTTTGTGAAGAGCCTGCGTTGTTTACTATTTTTCAAGAGATCGTTAATGAAGGGACAAATGCTCAACAGTTAATGGCTCGTTTTGACTTAAACAAACCTTCACTGCATATCTACCTAAGAAAGCTTGAACAGCTAAAACTGATTGCGATGTTATTCGACTTAAAGTTCCATGTCATTGTGCCTTCAAATACGGCTTTCTCTGAACACGCTCGATTTAGCGCGACGTTCAAGAATCAAGTCATCGATGCACTGAAACAAGCGGTGCAATATATTAGTGCTGACAACAAACAAGCGTACTTTATTACGACCAAATTTAGGCTGACCGAAGAAGAATTTAAAGACTACAACCTTAAACTTGAAAAATTAATGTTAAAGACCGTAAAACTCAGCCAATCACGCAGTCGAATGACCGAAGGGTTAAACGACTATGCCATTGTCGATATGGGTGCCAAGGGTATTTTCCACCCAACACTCAAAAAGCCAGTAAACTTGGTTTAG
- a CDS encoding CobW family GTP-binding protein, whose protein sequence is MSSDKSPMLGIPTNIITGFLGVGKTSAILNLMKNKPENERWAVLVNEFGEIGVDGSLIQGNQTTQQVFIREVPGGCMCCAAGLPMQIALNQLLTEAKPDRLLIEPTGLGHPKEVLQVLSSEHYRKVLSLQKNVTLVDARKLSDFRYSNHDTFNQQISIADTVVGNKVDLYQDGDAEALADYVTEICHPNTKLVFAHHGKIPFEEFEGDTSFFGQQVHHHHQHHAHKQEKPLASELPMPESGMIKATNQGEGFESVGWRFSAEKLFDHQRLRHFLVGLKAERMKAVFITPSGIFGYNLTEDGLTESELDECAETRIEVIGYQIDEDLECQLLKCMVT, encoded by the coding sequence ATGAGCTCTGATAAGTCACCTATGTTAGGCATTCCAACCAACATTATTACCGGATTCCTGGGAGTAGGAAAAACCTCTGCGATTCTCAACTTAATGAAGAACAAACCAGAAAATGAACGCTGGGCTGTGCTAGTGAATGAGTTTGGAGAAATCGGCGTTGATGGTAGCTTGATTCAAGGCAACCAGACCACACAACAAGTGTTCATTCGTGAAGTACCTGGCGGTTGCATGTGTTGCGCCGCAGGTTTACCGATGCAAATCGCACTCAATCAACTGCTTACCGAAGCCAAACCAGATCGCTTGTTAATCGAACCAACAGGGCTTGGGCACCCTAAAGAAGTGCTGCAAGTTTTGTCTTCTGAGCACTACCGTAAAGTCCTGTCACTACAGAAGAACGTCACCTTAGTCGATGCGCGTAAGCTCTCTGATTTTCGCTACTCAAATCACGATACCTTCAATCAGCAAATCTCTATTGCCGATACGGTGGTTGGTAACAAGGTCGACTTATATCAAGATGGCGACGCCGAAGCACTGGCTGATTACGTCACCGAGATTTGTCACCCGAATACCAAGTTGGTCTTCGCTCATCATGGAAAGATCCCTTTTGAAGAGTTCGAAGGAGACACTAGTTTCTTCGGTCAACAAGTACATCACCATCATCAACACCACGCCCATAAACAAGAAAAGCCGCTCGCTTCAGAATTACCGATGCCAGAAAGCGGCATGATCAAAGCGACCAACCAAGGTGAAGGTTTTGAAAGCGTTGGTTGGCGATTCTCAGCAGAGAAATTGTTTGACCACCAGCGTTTGAGACACTTTTTAGTTGGATTAAAAGCAGAGCGAATGAAAGCGGTATTCATTACCCCAAGTGGTATCTTCGGCTACAACTTAACAGAAGATGGTTTGACGGAATCAGAGCTCGATGAGTGTGCCGAAACCAGAATTGAAGTGATCGGGTACCAAATAGATGAAGACCTAGAGTGCCAATTGCTCAAGTGTATGGTTACTTGA
- the cqsA gene encoding alpha-hydroxyketone-type quorum-sensing autoinducer synthase: MSDKTKTKPLPSFIEERLNFYIQDLITQNQSQKHLVLGKRPKPNAVVMQSNDYLALSHNKPIQQAHQAAISEHDDNVVMSAIFLQDVQSKPAFETELANYVGMESCLLSQSGWAANIGLLQTICPPSTPVYIDFFAHMSLWEGIRAASALAHPFMHNNMNHLRKQLERHGSGVIVVDSVYSTIGTIAPLRDIYEMAQEFDCAVVVDESHSLGTHGENGAGLVHALGLTNQVDFITVSLAKTFAYRAGAILGPKQLSETLPFVAYPAIFSSTVLPQEVVRLEKTLEVIKGAEDKREALFKSAKSLTTGLKRIGFNIRSESQIVALECGSERNTERVRDFLEERDVFGAVFCRPATGKNKNIIRFSVNADMTPRDIDHVLTVCHEAYNHPELEFV; encoded by the coding sequence ATGAGTGATAAAACAAAAACCAAACCACTACCTTCCTTTATCGAAGAACGCTTGAACTTCTATATTCAAGACCTAATTACCCAGAACCAAAGCCAAAAGCATTTGGTTTTGGGCAAACGACCTAAGCCCAACGCTGTTGTCATGCAGAGCAATGATTACCTAGCGCTGTCACACAACAAGCCGATCCAACAAGCTCACCAAGCGGCGATCAGTGAACACGATGACAACGTGGTGATGTCTGCAATTTTCTTACAAGATGTGCAGTCTAAACCTGCGTTCGAAACTGAGCTCGCGAACTATGTCGGAATGGAGAGCTGTTTGCTTTCTCAGTCTGGCTGGGCTGCTAATATTGGGCTATTGCAAACCATCTGCCCACCGAGCACACCGGTGTACATTGACTTCTTTGCACACATGTCGCTTTGGGAAGGCATTCGCGCTGCAAGCGCCCTCGCCCACCCGTTTATGCATAACAATATGAATCACCTGCGCAAACAGTTAGAGCGCCACGGCTCAGGCGTTATTGTGGTCGACTCGGTTTACAGCACAATCGGCACCATCGCCCCACTACGCGACATCTACGAAATGGCGCAGGAATTTGATTGTGCCGTCGTCGTTGATGAATCGCATTCACTGGGTACGCATGGTGAAAATGGAGCTGGCTTAGTTCACGCATTGGGTCTCACTAATCAAGTCGACTTCATTACCGTCAGTTTGGCTAAAACCTTTGCTTATCGTGCAGGCGCTATTCTTGGGCCGAAGCAGCTTTCAGAAACCTTACCTTTTGTCGCGTATCCAGCTATTTTCAGCTCGACCGTGTTACCACAAGAGGTGGTTCGTTTAGAGAAAACATTAGAGGTAATAAAAGGCGCAGAAGACAAACGAGAAGCCTTATTCAAAAGCGCTAAATCGCTTACTACCGGTCTCAAACGGATTGGCTTTAACATCCGCAGCGAGTCTCAAATCGTGGCACTAGAGTGTGGTAGTGAAAGAAACACCGAACGTGTTCGTGATTTCCTCGAAGAACGAGATGTATTCGGTGCGGTTTTCTGCCGCCCCGCGACGGGCAAGAACAAAAACATCATCCGCTTTTCGGTCAATGCCGACATGACACCAAGAGATATTGACCATGTGCTCACCGTTTGTCATGAAGCGTACAATCATCCGGAATTAGAGTTCGTGTGA
- a CDS encoding aminotransferase-like domain-containing protein — MSIYRKLANQFIDEIGTGKRPEGGRMPSLRQLAKQQAISMSTVVSCYQELESQGWIHSRPQAGYFVSPHKPAHSTPEWAQFESKVSSVKQTSSTHNSINGPLGVSSTTNDEQSIVELERSFRRAIRRMSNRLNHYPDTQGEPMLRQALSTHFAKLDVHFSPEEMVITAGCMSAIKAALESCTKEGDTIAISSPCFNGILELLGQMSRKIIEIPSLDDGVDLQQLEAHLKNKRVDAAIFCTSHMNPQGINMSATQKQKLAELANHYRVPIIEDDVYLELSYSSHTPLPAKYYDKGGYVLWCGSVSKSLSPSYRLGWCLPGRFINEYKAQFSAASYGVALPTQLAVADFIESGQYAKHVRRRCAQILSLRQQYLSYLAQHLPQDVKISNPQGGMVLWLQIPNLNQSTFAQAVADQNIDIRLGHLFSTLDLYSNCLRINIGYSLEGKAKQQLDDLIELIHIHR; from the coding sequence ATGAGCATCTACAGAAAGCTAGCCAATCAATTTATCGATGAAATAGGAACAGGCAAAAGACCGGAAGGCGGACGCATGCCTTCGCTTCGTCAATTGGCCAAGCAACAGGCGATCAGCATGTCGACCGTGGTGAGCTGCTACCAAGAATTAGAATCACAAGGTTGGATCCATTCTCGACCGCAAGCAGGGTATTTTGTTTCTCCTCATAAACCTGCTCACTCAACCCCAGAGTGGGCACAGTTTGAGAGTAAGGTGTCGAGCGTCAAGCAAACTTCTTCGACTCACAACTCAATCAATGGGCCTTTAGGGGTCTCTAGCACCACCAATGATGAACAATCGATTGTAGAACTGGAGCGTAGTTTCCGCCGCGCTATTAGGCGTATGAGCAACAGGCTCAACCATTACCCAGATACACAAGGTGAGCCGATGTTACGACAGGCATTATCCACTCATTTTGCCAAGCTCGATGTTCACTTTTCACCTGAAGAGATGGTGATTACGGCTGGCTGCATGTCGGCGATTAAAGCTGCACTTGAATCGTGTACCAAAGAAGGCGACACCATTGCGATTAGCTCTCCTTGTTTCAACGGTATTCTGGAATTGCTCGGACAAATGTCGCGAAAAATCATCGAGATCCCGTCTCTAGATGATGGTGTCGACTTGCAACAACTGGAAGCACATTTGAAGAATAAACGAGTGGATGCCGCGATCTTTTGTACCTCTCATATGAACCCTCAAGGGATCAACATGTCAGCCACTCAAAAGCAGAAACTGGCTGAATTAGCGAATCACTATCGAGTGCCGATCATTGAAGATGATGTGTATCTGGAGCTTTCTTATTCCTCACACACGCCACTGCCAGCAAAATACTATGACAAAGGCGGCTATGTATTATGGTGTGGATCAGTATCGAAAAGCCTGTCACCGAGCTACCGATTAGGATGGTGCTTACCGGGTAGGTTTATCAACGAATACAAGGCTCAGTTTTCTGCAGCAAGCTATGGCGTTGCCCTGCCGACTCAGCTTGCGGTTGCTGACTTTATCGAATCTGGTCAATACGCAAAACACGTTCGAAGAAGGTGTGCTCAAATCCTTTCATTACGCCAGCAATACCTAAGCTATTTAGCTCAGCATCTTCCTCAAGATGTGAAGATAAGTAACCCACAAGGTGGCATGGTACTTTGGCTGCAAATACCCAACTTGAACCAATCAACCTTTGCTCAGGCAGTTGCCGACCAGAACATTGATATCAGGCTTGGACACCTGTTCAGCACTCTCGACCTTTACAGCAATTGCTTACGCATCAATATTGGTTACTCGTTAGAGGGGAAAGCCAAACAGCAATTGGACGACTTAATAGAACTGATTCACATTCATAGGTAA
- a CDS encoding EamA family transporter, with protein sequence MKRNDLLLAVFVMAIWGFNFSMIKMGVTNVHPLLATAARFSLAVIPVIFFVARPNVAWRYLVSYGFVFGVGIWGMASWSITAGLSSGLSSVLLSTNVLIGMAVGVWVFKENASVRKLMGAMLAMCALAVLVSAATGNVTLKGVILIMIAACSWTLMGVIVKASKTTQAFAFNVWGMLFAPVPLVLFAVMLHGDQIIWQGIEQWDWNTTIAVLYQAYPTTLFGYWVWNKLLIQYPLSTTAPLTLLVPIFALISGYFMYDEVLSVAQVVASVLFLIGIGLIVKPAKASNTQATTKLAEQK encoded by the coding sequence ATGAAAAGAAATGATTTGTTGTTAGCGGTATTCGTTATGGCAATTTGGGGGTTTAATTTCTCGATGATCAAAATGGGTGTGACCAACGTTCATCCATTATTGGCCACTGCTGCGCGTTTTTCGCTAGCGGTGATTCCGGTGATATTTTTTGTGGCGAGACCTAATGTCGCTTGGCGCTACTTAGTCAGTTATGGCTTTGTGTTCGGTGTGGGAATTTGGGGTATGGCTTCATGGTCGATTACTGCGGGTTTGTCTTCGGGGCTTTCATCGGTCTTGCTTTCAACCAACGTATTAATCGGCATGGCGGTTGGCGTGTGGGTGTTCAAGGAGAATGCTTCCGTTCGTAAATTAATGGGTGCGATGCTAGCCATGTGTGCGTTAGCGGTGTTGGTTTCCGCAGCAACGGGCAACGTGACACTCAAAGGTGTTATCTTGATTATGATAGCGGCATGCAGTTGGACCTTGATGGGCGTGATTGTTAAGGCATCTAAAACCACTCAGGCTTTTGCATTTAATGTGTGGGGGATGCTGTTTGCTCCGGTGCCATTGGTGTTGTTTGCCGTGATGTTACACGGTGACCAAATTATCTGGCAGGGTATTGAACAATGGGATTGGAACACGACGATTGCGGTGCTGTATCAGGCTTATCCAACCACGCTATTTGGTTATTGGGTGTGGAATAAGCTGCTAATCCAATACCCGTTAAGCACGACAGCGCCGTTAACCTTGCTAGTGCCAATATTCGCGTTGATAAGTGGTTACTTTATGTATGACGAAGTATTGTCAGTCGCTCAAGTTGTTGCATCTGTACTGTTTCTAATCGGTATCGGTTTGATTGTGAAGCCTGCTAAGGCTTCTAATACTCAAGCTACAACGAAACTCGCAGAACAAAAGTGA